The genomic stretch CCTGTGCTTGAAATGTGCGAGATTGCACCTCTTTGCGCTGGGTCCCGAATCCTAGGTCCTTGAGATCCTTGGGATGCGCAAATTGGGCTGTGCTAGCACTGTGCTAGCCTACTTCCGCTCAAAGGGTAGGGCAACCCAATGCTAAGTTGCTGATTTTGCTGTAAAGTTGTGGTGCCCGGGGACGGATTCGAACCGCCGACACTGCGATTTTCAGTCGCATGCTCTACCAACTGAGCTACCCGGGCATCGTCCGGCGGGCCGGAGCGAAAGAGGACCGACCGAAGCCGGAAGCGGGCTCTTAGTCGCGGCTTTCGTTCCTGTCCAGCCCGCTAAGTGCATCGGGATCTACCGGATCGCCGGGAACGCGATAGCCTTCGCCGAGCCAGTTGAGCAGATCGCGATCCTTGCAGCCGCGGCTGCAAAAGGGTTTGAACTCGGGGGTGGGGGCCTGCCCGCAGATCGGGCAGCCTTCGCGCTTGGCCAATGTCTACTCCTTTGCCGAGACGAACTGCGTCGTCCCGCCGCTGCGCCGCGCCAGTTCCGTGGTCCAGCCGGGTTGCTGGGCGAGGCGGCGGGCGATTCGCTGGGTTGTCATATGGGTGGCCGGGGGCGGCGGGGGAAGGCGTTCGATGCGGCGCAGCTCGGCGCGGGTCTCGGCGCCGATCGGGTCGGCGCGCAGCAGCTCGGGCAGCGAGGGGCGGGTGCGGCGGCGGACGATCTGGAGGAAGCCGAAACCGTTGACCGTCGTCCGCTCGAACGGCTGGGGCAGTGCGGCGTCGATCGCCTCGGCCACCGCCGCGCGCGCGGCCCTGTTCGCCAGTGTGGGGAAATCGACGCCGATCGAGCCGGTGATCCCATGCCGTTCGATCGCGCGGGCGACAGCGTGCGCGGCGGCGACCGCCAGCGGCTCCAGCGGGCCACCGCCATCGACGTCGAACAGTGTC from Sphingomonas hengshuiensis encodes the following:
- a CDS encoding DNA gyrase inhibitor YacG; the encoded protein is MAKREGCPICGQAPTPEFKPFCSRGCKDRDLLNWLGEGYRVPGDPVDPDALSGLDRNESRD